GCCGCGTGAACATCCAGGCCCACGAATCGTGTACTCTTAGTCATAGACCGGCTCCTTTCGTATGTAGCTCTGCGCTACGGGTCTCCGCTCGCAGCGTAACCTACGCATTGCGATCGGAGCCGGTCATTCCATTATGACTAGGAGCGTGTCGGAGTAACCCGACCCGGCGCCGACCACCGAGCCCGCGGTGCAGCGAGGAGTGCTCCGAGCGGCGGCTTCGCCGCCGCCACGAGGGGGGCATCGGGGGGGTCTTCCGAGACCCCCCCGAAATGACCTAGGGGGCCGGCCGGGCTACGACCCTGCGAAGTGGGCGAGGACGTAGGCGAGCACCGCGGTCCAGTAGATCGCAGGCTCGTTCACGCCGTAGAGGCGATCCTTGTCCTCGTAGGCATGGGCGGGGAAGGATGCGTTCACGCCTTCGGCCTGGGCGTTCGGCCCGCCGACCAGCATGCCCGGCACCACGAGACGCGTCGGGTGTGCGATCGCCGGCTGGTGGTAAGGCCGCTGGGGCGGCTCGGCTCCAAGCCCGGTCACGAAGCTCCGGCCGAGCGTGTTGCGCCCGAACACGTAGTGGAGCTGGTCCAGCGCGGCATCCCGGAAGGCGGGCCGGCCGGTCTCGCGGAGGGCGGCCAGGAGCTGGACGGCGCGGCCCAGGGCGACGGCGTTCGAGCCCCAGTAGTAGTCGCGGGACGTGAGGGCCACGCGATACCCGCCCTTGTTCAGGGCGTCCGCCATCCAGCCGGCACGCTCGGCGAGCGCGCCGACCAGGCGCGCGCGAGCCGCGGGCTCGAGAGGGCTCGGTGACTCGAGCAGCGTGAGCAGCGCGAGGTTCTGGACGCGCTGCCACGACGCCGGATAATCGAACGGCGGCCACTGGTCGAGCCCGGCGAGGACCGGCGCCCGGAAGCGCGCGTCCCCGGTGGTTCGCCACAGCTCCACCGCAGCCCAGAACCGCTCGTCCCGGTCATCGTCGTCCTCGTAGGCTCCCCCCTCGGCGCCCGAGGGATTCCTGAAGCCCCCCGGCGGGACGATGGCCGGATGCTGTGTCAGCCAGCGCCAGGCGGCTTCGGCCGCGCCGACGAGGCGCGCGGCGTAGGCAGGGTCGTGCGGGCGATAGAGGCGCGCCGCCCGCGCGGTGGCGGCGGCGAGGTTGGCCGTCGCGGCCGACGACACCGCGAAGAGATAGCGCGGGTCGTGATCCTCATGAGGGGCGCGGTCGCCCGTCCATTTGGCCGGGCCGACCTTGTGATGGACTCCCCCGTCGGCCCGCTGCATCCGGAGAAGCCAGTCGAGCTCCCACCGCATCTCGTCGAGGAGGTCGGGCGCCGACGTGAGCCCCGGGATCGCCGCGAGGTGCCACAGCGTGATTCCGGCGGCAGGCACGTACTTGCCGTAATCGCCGGCATCGTGCCAGCCACCCGTGACGTCGCGGCGGCCGCCCGCCGATCCCCACTCGCCGGCATCGCCGAGGTGGCAGGCCGGGCGGGCGAACGGGGAGCCGTCGCGGATCGCCGTCCCGCAGCGATGGTAGGTGAAGCTCTTGAGGACCGCGCGGAGGGGGTTGGCGTACACCGTCGGGCCGATGCGGAACCGGGGAGAGTCGGCGAAGCCCGGCGCCGCCACCACATACTCGCCGGGCGTCGTGAGGGCGCTGAAATCGAGGGCTGCGACGCGGTCCCCGGAGGCGGGGTCGGGGGGTCCCGGCGGCCGCGCCCGACCCTCGAACACGGCGCGCCCCGTGGCGGGATCTCGTACCGCGAAGCTCGCCGGGGCGCCCGCGACGAGCGCCAGCTTCACGTCGCCGGGCCGGTAGCCGATCTGGTCGACGCGGATCGGGGCAGGACCCGGTCGGGCCCCCGCGCTTCCCAGCCCGAGGGCGCCGAGCACGAGGCCGCCCAGGAGGAGGCCGACCGCCGACTCGCGCCGTCCTCGCCTGCGCACGGCCGGACGCCCCGCTACGCCGCGAACCTCCGGCGTGGCCTGCCGTTCTGCCGAGAGATCGCGCGCACCGCCGTGTCCTGAAGGTCCTGGTAGAAGGCGCTCAGCTCGTCGCCGATCACCTCCCAGCGGTACCGGCGCTCGGCGAGGACCCGCCCGCGGGCGCCGAGCCGCGCCCGAAGCCCCGGGTCCCGGAGGCAGCGAAGGACGGCGTCGGCGAAGTCGGCGGGAGTGTCGGCGATCATGATGTCGTCGCCGTGGGTGACCTCGAGACCCTCGCAGCCGAGGGAGGTCGAGATGACCGCCCGTCCGCTCGCCATCGCCTCCAGGATCTTCAGGCGCGTTCCCCCGCCGACCCGCAGCGGAACCACGAACATCCCGGCCCGGCACATCCACGGCCGCACGTCGGGCACGGTCCCGGTCACCTCGACGCGAGGGCCCGCCAAGGCGCGGACCCGCTCGGGCGGGTCCTTGCCGACGACGGCGAACGTCACCTCGGGAGCGACCGCGTGGATGCGAGGCAGGATCTCCTCGCAGAAGTGGAGCACGCCGTCGGTGTTCGGCTGGTAGTTGATGGCGCCCGTGAAGACGATCCGTTTCGGGTCCTCGGTTCCCGGGGGGGGCGGCACGAAGAACGTGGTGTCCACGCCGTTCGGGATCACCCGGATCGGGATCCCGCTGACGTGCGTCGCCAGCGTAGCCCGGTCGACGTCGGAGGTCGTCAGGATGCCATCGGCCCGGCGGCAAGCGGCCAGCTCGTCACGGCGAAGCTTCTGCGCCTCGACTCGGTTGTAGAGGCGGCGGATCGGCGACGTCTCCTGCTGCCAGGTGCGCTCCAGGATGCGATGCTCGACGTTGTGCTCGTCGAGCACCGTGAGCACCGTGCCCGGGACCTCGTAGTAGCCGCCTGCATCGCCGAACTCGAGCTGGACGATGTCGAAGCGTTGGCGCGCCAGCAGCGCGTGGAGGGCTCGGGCCATCGGGGGCGAGTAGTAGGCATAGTAGCTGTAGGCCCGACCGGCCAGCGACCGGAGCTGATAGAGGCGCTTCTGCCGGGCGGCCACGGGATAGTCGACGGTGTGCACGCCGCTGCACAGCTCCCAGAGCGGCCCCAGGGCGGCCCGCTGATCGGGCGAGGCGAAGCACAGGAGGGTGACCCGGTGGTCGCGGGCGAGGACGCGGATCAGGTGGAAGATCCGTGTCGCCCCGCCGAAGCGGGCCGGGTAGGGAGGATAGGGAGCCAGGACCAGTATGTCCATCGGAGTGCCTCAGTCAGAGCCTCGGATGAGCCCCTGGAGGACCTCGCGCGGGCTAGGCAGCCCCCCGTGGCTCCACGACATGTACTCGGCGACCACGATGAGGGCGATCACCAGGAGCAGGACGAGCTCGACCGCCGGCGTGATCCGGCGCGCCAGCTTGCCCACGGCCAGGGCCATACCCAGAATCGCCAGAAGCGCGAACATCCTGCCTTGGACCCAGCAATTGCCCTGCCAGCCGGGGAGCGGCCCACCCGTCGTGCCCGGGCCTCGAGCTGATGAAATACTTGCCGATTGCGGGTAAAAGTTAGCGCCGGGCCGCCATCGATCCTCGCGCGGAACGTCGGCTGATCGGCTGGGGCCCATCCTCCCGAAGTGGTATCCCTTTTGCTGGATCACGGACAGGACGGACAGGAATGGGGATCGTGCTCACCGGCGAGGTTCGCGGGTGTCTCGCTCAGGTCGGGGAGGCCCTCGACGATGGGTTGCTCCTGGTCGATCAGCACGGGCTCGTGCACCTCTCGAACCGGAGCGCGCGAAACCTGCTGGATTTGCCCGCCGAGCACCACGTCCTGACGCGGGGCGGCCAATGGCAGAGCGAGCTGCTGGAGCTTCTCCGCCGCCTCCCGGACGAGGGATCGGCGACGGAGATTCACCTGTCCGCCGCGACGCCGCTCGTCCTCGATGGGTACGCCGTCGAGGAAGACGGGGACTTCTGGGGCGCGCTCTTCGTCGCGCGGTCGACGGCGGGCCGCCAGCGGCGAGACGTTCCCTCCGCCCGCACCGCCGAGTTCGCCCACGAGGTCAAGAACGCGCTTCACTCGCTGCTCTTGAACATGTACATGCTCCGGAAGTGGGCGGCCTCCCAGCCCTTCGTCGAGACGCAGACCCTCGGCAAGTTCGACCTGGTCTCCAACGAGGTGCACCGGCTCAACAGTCTTGCCGACGACTTCTTGCCCGATTCGCGGCCGATGCGCGTCCGCCGGGACCTCGTGCGTCTCTCGGACCTGCTGGGCGAGGTGGTGAGCCTCG
The sequence above is drawn from the Candidatus Methylomirabilota bacterium genome and encodes:
- a CDS encoding glycosyltransferase, with product MDILVLAPYPPYPARFGGATRIFHLIRVLARDHRVTLLCFASPDQRAALGPLWELCSGVHTVDYPVAARQKRLYQLRSLAGRAYSYYAYYSPPMARALHALLARQRFDIVQLEFGDAGGYYEVPGTVLTVLDEHNVEHRILERTWQQETSPIRRLYNRVEAQKLRRDELAACRRADGILTTSDVDRATLATHVSGIPIRVIPNGVDTTFFVPPPPGTEDPKRIVFTGAINYQPNTDGVLHFCEEILPRIHAVAPEVTFAVVGKDPPERVRALAGPRVEVTGTVPDVRPWMCRAGMFVVPLRVGGGTRLKILEAMASGRAVISTSLGCEGLEVTHGDDIMIADTPADFADAVLRCLRDPGLRARLGARGRVLAERRYRWEVIGDELSAFYQDLQDTAVRAISRQNGRPRRRFAA
- a CDS encoding glycoside hydrolase family 9 protein; protein product: MRRRGRRESAVGLLLGGLVLGALGLGSAGARPGPAPIRVDQIGYRPGDVKLALVAGAPASFAVRDPATGRAVFEGRARPPGPPDPASGDRVAALDFSALTTPGEYVVAAPGFADSPRFRIGPTVYANPLRAVLKSFTYHRCGTAIRDGSPFARPACHLGDAGEWGSAGGRRDVTGGWHDAGDYGKYVPAAGITLWHLAAIPGLTSAPDLLDEMRWELDWLLRMQRADGGVHHKVGPAKWTGDRAPHEDHDPRYLFAVSSAATANLAAATARAARLYRPHDPAYAARLVGAAEAAWRWLTQHPAIVPPGGFRNPSGAEGGAYEDDDDRDERFWAAVELWRTTGDARFRAPVLAGLDQWPPFDYPASWQRVQNLALLTLLESPSPLEPAARARLVGALAERAGWMADALNKGGYRVALTSRDYYWGSNAVALGRAVQLLAALRETGRPAFRDAALDQLHYVFGRNTLGRSFVTGLGAEPPQRPYHQPAIAHPTRLVVPGMLVGGPNAQAEGVNASFPAHAYEDKDRLYGVNEPAIYWTAVLAYVLAHFAGS